From a region of the Panicum virgatum strain AP13 chromosome 2K, P.virgatum_v5, whole genome shotgun sequence genome:
- the LOC120695985 gene encoding LOW QUALITY PROTEIN: uncharacterized protein LOC120695985 (The sequence of the model RefSeq protein was modified relative to this genomic sequence to represent the inferred CDS: inserted 1 base in 1 codon; substituted 2 bases at 2 genomic stop codons), which translates to MSDFLVRVSRRVGWEAHRPLQRSVPRDAPAACKNQLCRRRLPEAPKAPRLRLPAWPTIVHAPSRXADXQXPFRIQSGRIAGPHPLPSRQFQALFDSLFEVLFIFALRYLFAIGLSPVFSLGWSLPPDLGCIPKQPDSLMAPHGETGSGPDGALTLPGVPFQGTWARSVSEDASPDYNSGSEATRFSSWAAPGSLAVTRGILVSFFSSTYLYA; encoded by the exons ATGTCAGACTTCTTGGTCCGTGTTTCAAGACGGGTCGGATGGGAAGCCCACAGGCCGTTGCAGCGCAGCGTCCCGAGGGACGCGCCTGCGGCGTGCAAGAACCAGCTGTGCCGACGACGGCTTCCAGAGGCACCTAAGGCCCCTAGGCTTAGGCTGCCGGCATGGCCGACAATAGTCCACGCCCCGAGCCGATAGGCTGACTAGC AACCATTCCGCATACAATCGGGGCGCATCGCCGGCCCCCATCCGCTTCCCTCCCGGCAATTTCAAGCACTCTTTGACTCTCTTTTCGAAGTCCTTTTCATCTTTGCCTTGCGGTACTTGTTCGCTATCGGTCTCTCGCCTGTATTTAGCCTTGGATGGAGTTTACCGCCCGATTTGGGctgcattcccaaacaacccgaCTCGTTGATGGCGCCTCATGGTGAGACAGGGTCCGGGCCGGACGGAGCTCTCACCCTCCCAGGCGTCCCTTTCCAGGGAACTTGGGCCCGGTCAGTCTCTGAGGACGCCTCTCCAGACTACAATTCGGGTAGTGAGGCTACCCGATTCTCAAGCTGGGCTGCTCCCGGTTCGCTCGCCGTTACTAGGGGAATCCTTGTAAGTTTCTTCTCCTCCACTTATTTATATGCTTAA